From Microbacterium sp. LWH11-1.2, one genomic window encodes:
- a CDS encoding acetyl-CoA C-acetyltransferase, whose translation MAEAYIVDAVRSPVGRRGGSLSGIHPADLGAHSLRALVDRVGIDPGLIDDVILGTIDAIGGQAGNVARTALLVAGFPEHVPGVTIDRQCGSSQQAVHFAAQAVMSGTADLVIAGGLQNMSQVPLTSSALVGEAFGFTTPYAESPGWQVRYGDQEISQFVGAELIAEKWDITREQMEQFALESHRRAALAQDEGRFARQIAPLGGLDHDEGVRRDTTLERMAGLAPLRPGGRITAAVSSQISDASSAVLVASERAVKEHGLVPRARVHHISVRGDDPVFMLTAPIPATRRALERTRLTIDDIDLFEINEAFASVVLAWMRELDVPHEKVNVNGGAIALGHPIGATGTRLMTTLLAELERTGGRYGLQTMCEGGGVANVTIIERL comes from the coding sequence ATGGCAGAGGCATACATCGTCGACGCGGTGCGCTCGCCGGTCGGCAGGCGCGGCGGCTCGCTCTCCGGCATCCATCCTGCCGATCTCGGTGCGCACAGCCTGCGCGCGCTGGTCGACCGGGTCGGCATCGACCCGGGGCTGATCGACGACGTCATCCTCGGCACGATCGATGCGATCGGCGGGCAGGCCGGCAACGTCGCCCGCACCGCCCTGCTGGTCGCAGGCTTCCCGGAGCACGTTCCGGGCGTCACGATCGACCGCCAGTGCGGGTCGAGTCAGCAGGCCGTGCATTTCGCGGCGCAGGCCGTGATGAGCGGCACGGCCGACCTCGTGATCGCGGGCGGGCTGCAGAACATGTCGCAGGTGCCGCTCACGTCGTCGGCCCTCGTGGGGGAGGCGTTCGGATTCACGACGCCGTACGCGGAGTCGCCCGGATGGCAGGTGCGGTACGGCGACCAGGAGATCTCGCAGTTCGTCGGCGCCGAGCTGATCGCCGAGAAGTGGGACATCACCCGGGAGCAGATGGAGCAGTTCGCGCTCGAGAGCCACCGCCGGGCGGCGCTCGCCCAGGACGAGGGCCGTTTCGCGCGTCAGATCGCCCCGCTGGGCGGCCTCGACCACGACGAGGGCGTCCGTCGCGACACCACCCTCGAGCGGATGGCGGGCCTCGCGCCGCTGCGTCCCGGCGGCCGCATCACGGCCGCCGTCTCGTCGCAGATCAGCGATGCGTCGAGCGCCGTGCTCGTCGCGAGCGAGCGGGCGGTGAAAGAGCACGGCCTCGTGCCCCGTGCTCGTGTGCACCATATCTCCGTGCGTGGCGACGACCCCGTGTTCATGCTCACGGCGCCTATCCCCGCGACTCGGCGTGCTCTCGAACGCACCCGCCTCACGATCGACGACATCGACCTGTTCGAGATCAACGAGGCGTTCGCCTCGGTCGTGCTCGCCTGGATGCGCGAGCTCGACGTCCCTCACGAGAAGGTCAACGTCAACGGCGGAGCGATCGCCCTCGGCCACCCGATCGGCGCCACGGGGACACGCCTGATGACCACGCTGCTCGCCGAACTCGAGCGCACCGGGGGCCGCTACGGACTGCAGACGATGTGCGAGGGCGGTGGCGTCGCCAACGTCACGATCATCGAGCGACTCTGA
- a CDS encoding acyl-CoA thioesterase: MNVIWRTLLVILRARRRVRRGKTLDPTAVGTVRVTTLPTDLDILRHMNNGRYLSLFDLGRWDQLIRTGLFDAMKERGWYAVVSSETITFRKSLQLWQRFEVQSRFIGHDEKALFMEHRAVVDGEVYARAIVRARMLRRTGGTVSNEELFAAVGKPDGVPEIDPWVHDWAAASALPPVRTKAPSVWS; this comes from the coding sequence GTGAATGTGATCTGGCGCACGCTCCTCGTGATCCTCCGTGCTCGTCGCCGTGTGCGTCGGGGAAAGACGCTCGACCCGACGGCCGTCGGCACCGTCCGCGTCACGACCCTCCCCACCGATCTCGACATCCTGCGGCACATGAACAACGGCCGGTATCTGTCGCTGTTCGACCTCGGGCGCTGGGACCAGCTCATCCGCACGGGGCTCTTCGACGCCATGAAGGAGCGCGGCTGGTACGCGGTCGTCTCGAGCGAGACCATCACGTTCCGCAAGTCGCTGCAGCTGTGGCAGCGCTTCGAGGTGCAGTCGCGGTTCATCGGCCACGACGAGAAGGCTCTCTTCATGGAGCACCGGGCCGTGGTCGACGGCGAGGTCTACGCACGCGCGATCGTGCGGGCGCGGATGCTGCGCCGCACCGGCGGCACCGTCAGCAATGAGGAGCTCTTCGCCGCGGTCGGCAAGCCCGATGGCGTGCCGGAGATCGATCCGTGGGTGCACGACTGGGCCGCGGCATCCGCTCTTCCTCCCGTGCGCACGAAGGCGCCGAGCGTCTGGTCGTAG
- a CDS encoding GNAT family N-acetyltransferase translates to MSAEAQPEVIVRPVRDVDAEALGRVHAQCWHETYDHLISKAALERVSPRRMAELWTHWAAQGPEFTMRAALVDGEIVGFVGSGPARDKDAPAFRELYFIYLLDALHGTGIGQKLFDAAVEKDEPLYLWVAEDNPRAHRFYTRNGFTLDGATHTEPFLGETLTEVRFVRS, encoded by the coding sequence ATGAGCGCCGAAGCCCAGCCTGAAGTCATCGTCCGTCCGGTCCGTGATGTGGACGCGGAGGCTCTCGGTCGCGTGCACGCCCAGTGCTGGCACGAGACCTACGACCACCTGATCAGCAAGGCTGCGCTCGAGCGGGTCTCGCCCCGCCGCATGGCGGAGCTGTGGACGCACTGGGCGGCCCAGGGCCCCGAGTTCACCATGAGGGCCGCGCTGGTCGACGGCGAGATCGTCGGGTTCGTCGGCTCGGGCCCCGCCCGTGACAAGGATGCCCCGGCATTCCGCGAGCTCTACTTCATCTACCTGCTCGACGCGCTGCACGGCACCGGCATCGGCCAGAAGCTCTTCGACGCCGCCGTGGAGAAGGACGAGCCGCTGTACCTCTGGGTCGCCGAGGACAACCCCCGCGCGCACCGGTTCTACACGCGCAACGGCTTCACGCTCGACGGCGCCACGCACACCGAGCCCTTCCTCGGCGAGACGCTGACCGAGGTCCGCTTCGTCCGCTCCTGA